The genome window TCCAGAAATGAGCGTGGACGAAGTTGGGACAGGGGAAAAGGCTACCGAGGTAACTGGACCTTCATGGCCACTTATGACTTCAAGCAATTTGCCCGTCTTAATGGACCACAGATAAATGTCAAACACATCTTGTCCACCTGCGACAACCAGTTCTCCAGAATAGTCCACAGCTACACAAGCGAATTGTGCTGGAGTGGGCGATGTGAATGTCCTGAAATTACGATATCTAATAATATCGAAGGCACGCACAGTGCCATCCAATGAACTGCTGACCAGGAACTTCTTGTTGCGACTGAATGTAACAGCCGACACTCCACTTGTGTGCTCACTAAATGTCACAAAGCAGAAACTGCTTTGAGTGTTCCACAGCTTCACTTTGGAGTCCTCACCGCCGGTGGCAATGTACTGACCATCCGGAGAGTACGCAATGCAAGTCATTTCACTGCTGTGTCCTTGCTGCTTCATAATGTACTGCTCACTCTGCCATTCCCACACCAGCAGCTGACCAATTTCCTTGGATGCCAGCGCCACCCAATCGCCGGTGCAGTTGAAGAGCGCCGTGGAAATTGGATAGTCAGAGATGCTTAGCGAGTGGATCATATTGACATCAGGCAGctcatacaaataaaaagccCCTGTGCTGAAGCCCACAACCAATACCTTGGTTTGACGATTATAATTTGCAGCCGTGAGCAGTGCATCACGCTTCTCCTTGCGCGGCTCGTTGGCTAAATAATGACGTCCCAATTTACTGTAAAAGAATGGATGCGACTTGCGGATCTCCTCATCCTTGATTTCATTATCATCTTCCGTGCCATTTGTCTCCACTTGCGATCGCTCAACATGGTTATCCACATCATCCTCCGACTCGTTTTCCTCATCTGAACCATTTTTCTTGGCAGTCGCCTTCTTTTTGCGCTGTGGCGGGGCAACATCTGTTTCATCGGCCTCCACCAAATCAGAGGGTGCCATACTACACTCCCACAAGCATAGCTGACCATTGCGACTAACCGTGTTGATGTGCAAGCTATTCGATTCAAAGAAACACGAGACAATTGCATCCGTGTGCCCACTTAGATTGTACGTTCTAAAGTTCCGCGTGTGTTTAATGGCACAGATCTTCGTGGAGCTATCGCGACAACCGATGGCAAGCAGCTTCGAATCGGATGACCAATCCAACCACGTGACATCGTCATAACCGCCAAGGAAACTGCGTTTCAGCACAAATGGATTGTACTCGCCTGTAATTTCTCCAGGAGCACTAAATATTAACACAAGATTCTCTCTCGCCACGGCAAAGTAACTGCCATCTGGGCTGAAGCTAACGCATTGCACTCCAGTTTGGAATTTATGGCGGTGGATCACGGTGCAGGACACCATGCTTATCAGCTGTGCATCGCCCGTCTCGTTGATTGCAAGCATTAAGCTGCCATCTGGAGACAGGGCAATATTTGTGTAGTTGTAGCGAGACTCCAACGACAACGTGCGAGACTTGTTGCtgttaagtaaacaaaatttagaTATGTGCAAAGAGTGAAAACATATAGGTAACATACTTCTTGAGATCGTATACGGTTATCCGATTTCCCACAGGGCTGATAACTGAATTTCCATCAGGTGTGAAAACCAAATTTCCATTGCGATAGATTGTGCCCAACAAATTCGAAAactgtaaatattttcaagtgtaaattttatttaacgtGTTGCCTGTTGCTCTTTGTATTTACTCACTTTGTATCCAAACTTCATAATGCGACTTTCtttcaaatattcaataaattaaaggTAGCGTTAACGCGGCaatcataaacaaaaaagcaatGCACGTGTTGTGAAGAGTAAACCAAAAACCGCTAAAAATAGcagaaaatagttaaaaatactctttcaaattaatttttaaacgtAAATAATATAACCTATGTTTAAATACAGttttattaaatcatttaattgataacaaagaaaaacatgtCAGAAagctataaatatatctaattagtcaaaactaattttgaaataataatttttgtaaatcacaaaaaatacCACTCTCGcgttaaatattcattaaatataccaacttgTTGCAGCACATTGTGAATGGCATTTCGAGAAGAGGCAGCATACTATCCaaacaaagtgaaaataatataaacattactcagaaatatacaaaatatcgACAATGGAACAGCCAAAATCTGCTGCAGAGAAATTGGCAGAACGAAAGGCACGCCTGTTAGACCTGCACAAACAACGCCAAGAGGCGCGCACCCAAAACCACCAGGAGGTCGTTGCAGAAGATGCACGCAAAAAATTGCCCAGCAACTGGGAAGCTCGTAAACGACAAGCAGAGTGGTTGCTGGCAGATGACAAAGCACGAGCAGAAGCGGAATCTGCTGGCAAGGATTACGAGCGCATGAAACTGCTGGAAGTATCTGCCATAGATGCTGATCGcatcgaaaagaaaaaacaacgGAAAGATAATCCCGATCTGGGCTTTTCAACATACGAAGcacagacagccagacaatACAATCGACTTGTTAAATCCATGCCACCTCGCGACATGACAAAGTACGAGAAACAGAAGGCTGAGCTGGGCGAAGCATTTTATGGCGGTCCAAATACAACACTTCATCTGCGCACAAAGGATACGCCGAGTGCTATAAACAATATGGTCAAGGATTTAGATCAGCAAATTGAGCGTAGAAAGAAATACTCTAGAAGGCGTATCTACAACGACGATGCCGATGTGGACTTCATAAACGAACGCAACTCTAAATTCAACAAGAAATTGGACCGTTTCTATGGCGAACATACGGCGGAGATCAAGCAGAATCTGGAGCGAGGAACGGCCATTTAAAAATGCCTTTTATAATAATTGAGTTCTAACTGTAAGCAGAAATACTTTATAAATGCATTGTTTATCATATACAAAATTCATGTTCTTTGTACAcaatacaaatcaaaaatcctttaattataacaaatattaacaaacaaaaaagtacaaaaatatatatgtatataaaaaacgGAAATGGTCTCACTTTGTTTCTCTTGTTGGTATTTAAATACCAACCCAAAAGTCTGTACgaataaattgtttacatGTCTGATATACAATTAAATCCTGTAAACAAACccatttaatattcaattatgcAAAACTTCAGCGCGCGTGAAAAGTTTTTGATTACAAACACCTTGAACTGTTTGCCCGTTTTGCTCCAAGGACGCGCTGTGCTCATCGATCTGCACAATGAGACTTCGGTGGCGGGCATCATAAATATTGCCGACGGCCACATGACTTGCGAATTGGCAGACGCCGTCTTTATAGATCGCAATGGGGAACAGCACGCATTCGACAATTTTATGGTTCGAAATCGTATGATTCGTTTGCTACATTTGCCTGCGGATTTGGACATTAGAACGGaattgttgcagcagcagcaaaagcgaTCGGGCAGATTcaagaaaacaaatacaaagcGCACGTTCAAGCAAAAGCGAGCCGAAGATCGTCACAAGGAAACTCTGGATCACATTATAAAACAGCAAAACGATAATAAATAAGACAAGTTAATTCTCCATATAAATCCCAAGCTTCTTAGATTGAAGTTTTAATGTATTATAAGATTTCCAAtccaaacatattttattttattgtgtaTAGGATACAAAAATAGCAATTTTTACTTGGCCTCCTTCTCCTCTTTATATTTGTAATGCAATTCCATGCAATCTGTCTCGGATATTTTGATCCAACCATTTGGCGTCATGTGATAAACTCGCACAATGCCTCCGGAGTAAGCATCGCGGTAGGTGGCATGGTAAATAGCACGGCGACCTAACTCCTGGGCTTCAGTGTCCTTCAAGTCCCAATGGTAGCCAGAGTCAAGAACACCAAAGGCATAAATAGAACCACTGCCAACTGAGAATACGTTGCCTGGAGTGCGTGATCCTTCGGAATCCACATAGTACAATCCTGGGCCGCGCTTGTCATAGCCGGCCAGCATCATACCCATACTCAGTCCCATACCTTTGTATTCGTGAGCAATGTTAGCCATGATCTTGCTGGCAGCAGCGACCGAAATACGCTCTTTGTTGCGCAGCTCGTGGAGGCGGCATTCTTTGGCCAACACACGATCCCAGTAGACACAGTCAGCGGCACCGCCAGCCAATGTACCCAGCAAGAACTGAttaatttccacaatttttttcattgtttggGATCCAATGTATTGACCACCAGTGGCACGTGAATCGACAGCTAATATGACACCACCTTGGTACTTAAAGCCCAACGTTGTGGTTCCGTGATCaaagttaatttttatgcCGGTTTTTTCGCCATTCGCTTGGATTTTGTTTAGATTCTCAAGAGGCtgcaaaaaattatattgcaaACTCCAATTTCAAactgtttttaatttcaacttaCGTTTTCGAATGGAGGAGCAGCTAGAGTATAAGGATTTGCGAGGTTGCTTGTGAATGCATTTAGATCTTCTTCAACTTCGGACGATGTCCATGCAGAAGGCTTCATGTACGAAGCGTTGGAAATTTTGCAAATCTCAGCTAATGCCATTTTAATTATCTTTTAAAAAAGTCGCAGCAAGGAAATACAATGctgaaataatttttgtgatgagatgacaaacaaaaattgtctAGTGTGACCGTAAAACAACTTcttcaaatatatcaaaatgaaTAGAGACGGGCAATCATTATTAGCACTATCGatttttctacattttattaaacatcGATATTTTTCTGGCCAATGAATTGGATTCACTAGAAGAATTAAAACATAACTATTTACttattaaagtaaaaaataatgttttcaGGCTATTGAACCCTTTTTTCAAAATACTTTatcttttgttttaaaaattgtgGTGACGTTGCTTCCGCACCCAGGAGACAAAGTCAACATtcatcgcaaaatatatttatttcaaaaaaattgCTAATAACAAGGAATTTACATTATTTGGCGATAAAAACATCGAGTTTAAATATCgatgtttaaatatttataaatatcgaTACATCGATTGACCTGATGTTTCTCCACCTCTACATTACAATCGATTAAATCAtagtataattataatattgttgtgtttttcacatatgtaaaatattaaaatagaatattGTTGTTATCAATTCACGAAAAGTTTGTTTGCGGCGCAAATCTGGACGGGAATGCTGTTACTACACTCATGacataaaaaatcaataaaacaaaatatttacgaCATTTACCAGTtgcaccaaaaataaatacatacatgtgtacatgttcatatgtacatatatgtatgatcatatggtatatatatttatatgtatatataaacaacTATAGGATAAATTATCACATAAACTAATAGTTCCAATTGCACAATGTTCAAAATCTGCACAATTAACTAATCTTAACTGCGTAATTTAGTTGTAAGTTGCTGatgttaatttatttccatacatatatgtatgtatatgtatatctttCGCTCATCTACTGCTGAGTAACGATGCGTTTGTATGAAAACACACGTACACTCATATATGCAGatatacacaaatacatacagCTCtttgcactcacacacattctaATGAATATACACATGTGTGCTGGCACAGGCATGCAAGTACACAAACTTGGATGGATGGCCATAAAAATGATCGTTAATTGATTATTATAAACGGGACAGTAGTACAGACTATTTGAAGTTGTACTTTGATGGGAAGTGCTAAAAGAAATGTGTCAATAGGTTTTATGAGCAACCACATTAAGTGTTTACCTGCATAAATTGCGCAAACAATGGATtgtgtttaaatttatttactactTAGATATACATACggatatgtatatgtacatggTGTGTGTATTAGTGTATTAATGCGTTGCACAGCAAGATACCATATGTAAACAAATCCTTAAATTGAATTCGTACTGAAGGCATGtcaattgtaaataattggATTAATTTCTATGAATGCTACATTGCCCTGGATAAGACCATATAAAGTGAGGTAGATACTTTGGGTGACGAAACAATTAAGTTTGATAAGgaaaccaaaatgaaaaatcgtCAGCAATGCGTCAGAATGAGTGAGATTAGGTCGATCCAAATCGGTAATCAATATTGCTGTAGGTGTAATCAAGTGAATATCAATAGTAATTTAATGTTACATGTTCGGAATGCTTTAAGGTTACTTTAAAATCTTCTGTAGAAttctttaattataaaaacacTAATAAGTTTGTTATTAATCTATTtgttacatattttaatatcgtTTTAGCTATTCGCTGAAAGCTCGAAGAATTTATAGATGATATCTACCTCACGGCGTGAAAATGATTGGGCCGAGTTCGCaaataagcaaaatattattaactctattgtttttgttgataatattttacatttttatggaTATTGAGCTCTATTTGCGAGTTCACAATTATGCTATCGATCGCAACTATCACACAAATGATTCGACAGCAATATTTACAACGTCGTCGGAGCCATCGAACTCACCTTCCGATCCGAGTAAAACCCTAAAGCTTCCCACCGTCGCAAAGGAGCCATCCTATGAGGAAACTACGTGGATATCGTGTGATATAAATCCACTATGTCATATAACCGTTAAAGCCATACTCTTGGATCACACCAATCATTATGTATTCGCACCATTGGCCACCATATTTGACAATGTGGTTGAGATCTCACGTTCCACGTTCATCACGCCCAACATGATATCCTTTTTCCACGTTGGAGTCGCTTGCGTATCGGGAAAACTGGTGTCATCCGATAGCTTAGGATACAGGCGCCTTGGAGTGCTACTCTTTCAGATCCGTACATTCTTGGATGACCTGGACGGGCATGTGGCACGCGTCAGGAAACACATTCGTGGTGAGCGATCTGAAATTGGAACATCAGGGTATTATATAGATGGTCTCTGCGATGGACTCGGTTGTATTGCGCTACTTTTGGGCATGTTTTTCTATCTAAAAAATAATCCACCACGTCGAGGTTACTCAATAATTCCAATGAGCGAATCCAAATCGGAGCCAACAACCGCAACAATGATTCCCAAAATGAAAGCTACCACACGCAAAGTGGCAAAAAATGTCATCAGCTTTACGGGTCAACTGTTGCTCAGCTCGACGGCCTGGAATCGTTACATTGCCGTTTACCAAAACATGTTGGAGCGAGAGGATATCAGTAGCAGTCAGTACCAGTGCCAGAATTATGTATTTAAGTCGACGCTATTTTTCTGCGTGGCATGGATGTGGCGTATTGTGAACGTACATGCCCTGCTCCATTGCGTACtgcttagtatattttgcgaCAAGTTGTGGGACTTCCTACGAGCGATTCGTTACAGtggatatattatattactagTTGCCATTTGCTTAACCGAAATGCACATACTGGAGGCccaaaactatatttttaattcagCAGCGTGTAGTAATATTTCACTGTGATTTTACCATTTAttacgaaaaatataatatttttgtagtgaAGATCAACAATGCCTTTTTATCATATAACCAACCACCTGTaccaataatattttaaattgtgttttgtgtAAAAACAAGaatgtattattataagtgCTAGGATTAACGATTTGAGTATATCtcttaaatatatgtatatattaagaaCGTATATAAATGCGCATTAGCGTTGCACTGCTTTTATAACATAGGATAATCAgtacaaaattttttgaaattaaatgtttctCAACAATTTAATATCATCCCTTCTCTAATCACAGtgtaaccaaatttttaattttatagtatatgtatatggtacTTGGTTTGTAgcaaaatggtatatttttaaacacagATTGTGGTAACACTGACTCGATTATACATACAGAAAATTTTTTCACGAATTTTTGCAGGGAGAAATGGTGTACTTTacgcaaacaaatttaataaaagcgaaattgtaaatattctttatatttattacgcacttattaaaaaaaagtggatGTGCATATTGACCTAGCGTGTGTTGTGTCGAGCGAATCGAGCGTGTAAAGAAAAGTGACTTCGAATTCTGGTTCTGACTGTGTGTGAATCTTGTGAGAGAGCGAGCGTATAAAGGAAATATACTTACAACAT of Drosophila nasuta strain 15112-1781.00 chromosome 3, ASM2355853v1, whole genome shotgun sequence contains these proteins:
- the LOC132788838 gene encoding uncharacterized protein LOC132788838, translating into MQNFSAREKFLITNTLNCLPVLLQGRAVLIDLHNETSVAGIINIADGHMTCELADAVFIDRNGEQHAFDNFMVRNRMIRLLHLPADLDIRTELLQQQQKRSGRFKKTNTKRTFKQKRAEDRHKETLDHIIKQQNDNK
- the LOC132788836 gene encoding proteasome subunit beta type-5, with amino-acid sequence MALAEICKISNASYMKPSAWTSSEVEEDLNAFTSNLANPYTLAAPPFENPLENLNKIQANGEKTGIKINFDHGTTTLGFKYQGGVILAVDSRATGGQYIGSQTMKKIVEINQFLLGTLAGGAADCVYWDRVLAKECRLHELRNKERISVAAASKIMANIAHEYKGMGLSMGMMLAGYDKRGPGLYYVDSEGSRTPGNVFSVGSGSIYAFGVLDSGYHWDLKDTEAQELGRRAIYHATYRDAYSGGIVRVYHMTPNGWIKISETDCMELHYKYKEEKEAK
- the LOC132788833 gene encoding periodic tryptophan protein 2 homolog — encoded protein: MKFGYKFSNLLGTIYRNGNLVFTPDGNSVISPVGNRITVYDLKNNKSRTLSLESRYNYTNIALSPDGSLMLAINETGDAQLISMVSCTVIHRHKFQTGVQCVSFSPDGSYFAVARENLVLIFSAPGEITGEYNPFVLKRSFLGGYDDVTWLDWSSDSKLLAIGCRDSSTKICAIKHTRNFRTYNLSGHTDAIVSCFFESNSLHINTVSRNGQLCLWECSMAPSDLVEADETDVAPPQRKKKATAKKNGSDEENESEDDVDNHVERSQVETNGTEDDNEIKDEEIRKSHPFFYSKLGRHYLANEPRKEKRDALLTAANYNRQTKVLVVGFSTGAFYLYELPDVNMIHSLSISDYPISTALFNCTGDWVALASKEIGQLLVWEWQSEQYIMKQQGHSSEMTCIAYSPDGQYIATGGEDSKVKLWNTQSSFCFVTFSEHTSGVSAVTFSRNKKFLVSSSLDGTVRAFDIIRYRNFRTFTSPTPAQFACVAVDYSGELVVAGGQDVFDIYLWSIKTGKLLEVISGHEGPVTSVAFSPVPTSSTLISGSWDKTVKIWNCLESNSEHETIDALSDVTSVTFSPSGEEVAVSTLSGTITVFDVKSATQVTTIEGRDDLGGGRLETDVVTAKTNTQSNYFSTIEYSADGECLLAAGKSANICIYHVREAILLKKFQITQNFSLDGLNDFISRKHLSEFGNMALVEEREQLEGGNVAIRLPGVRKGDMSARRFQPEVRVFSVRFSPTGQAFAAAGTEGLCIYALDKGVVFDPFDLSLEVTPKAVHESLKRLEYTKALVMSLKLNESNLVTLVLERVPYRDIELLCADLSPDFAQRLLQHLSRLLQSSPHIEFYLQWCCCLLTKHGYHDGVFHQTALLGLHESISNKYEMLNKICDFNKYTMRVLLDRSEKLKELKQSNGENDDAEDGDSDDEMLLIRNQDDKILEREFDDDEESEEDSEENAEESDESS
- the LOC132789726 gene encoding ceramide phosphoethanolamine synthase; the encoded protein is MIGPSSQISKILLTLLFLLIIFYIFMDIELYLRVHNYAIDRNYHTNDSTAIFTTSSEPSNSPSDPSKTLKLPTVAKEPSYEETTWISCDINPLCHITVKAILLDHTNHYVFAPLATIFDNVVEISRSTFITPNMISFFHVGVACVSGKLVSSDSLGYRRLGVLLFQIRTFLDDLDGHVARVRKHIRGERSEIGTSGYYIDGLCDGLGCIALLLGMFFYLKNNPPRRGYSIIPMSESKSEPTTATMIPKMKATTRKVAKNVISFTGQLLLSSTAWNRYIAVYQNMLEREDISSSQYQCQNYVFKSTLFFCVAWMWRIVNVHALLHCVLLSIFCDKLWDFLRAIRYSGYIILLVAICLTEMHILEAQNYIFNSAACSNISL
- the LOC132788837 gene encoding pre-mRNA-splicing factor Syf2, whose product is MEQPKSAAEKLAERKARLLDLHKQRQEARTQNHQEVVAEDARKKLPSNWEARKRQAEWLLADDKARAEAESAGKDYERMKLLEVSAIDADRIEKKKQRKDNPDLGFSTYEAQTARQYNRLVKSMPPRDMTKYEKQKAELGEAFYGGPNTTLHLRTKDTPSAINNMVKDLDQQIERRKKYSRRRIYNDDADVDFINERNSKFNKKLDRFYGEHTAEIKQNLERGTAI